Genomic segment of Mycolicibacterium psychrotolerans:
GACCGCGCAGGCCAGCAGCTCGCGGCCGAAACCCGGCCCCGGATCAGCCACCTCGGACTCCTCCACACATCCCCTACAACGCGTCGTACGTCAATTGTCGCCTACATGTTGATTTTGAAGCGCTCGTCGGACTGTCGCAGCAGCCCGAGACGTGGTTGACTTACCGCGGTCGCAGCTTCTGTGTTCGTGTATACGCACTCGCAGGAACGACGTTGCGATCGCGGTTCCTGCGAGGGTTGTAGGTCGGGTCGAGTTCCGAGCACTCCACGAAGGTATGGCGGTCGGAACGGGCCCGGTCTGCCGGATGTCGGTGGACCGCTCCCGGTAAGAAGAGAAGGAAATTACGAAAGATGCCACAGGGAACTGTGAAGTGGTTCAACGCGGAGAAGGGCTTCGGCTTCATCGCCCCCGAGGACGGCTCCGCTGACGTTTTTGTCCACTACACGGAGATCCAGGGTTCCGGCTTCCGCACCCTGGAGGAGAATCAGAAGGTCGAGTTCGAGGTCGGCCAGAGCCCCAAGGGGCCGCAGGCCACCGGCGTTCGCGCCGTCTGAGCAACCGAAGACCTCTTCGAACACCCCCGCGCCATCCACACCAGGACGACGCGGGGGTGTTTCGTTTCGTCGTGAGGCGACGCGCAGCGGCAACGCAGGGTTCACGTCGGGGCGCTCGGGCTGGCCTACTGTCGTCAGTGTGAGCCAGCTGTCCTTCTTCTCGGCTGAGTCGGTGCCGCCGGCGATCGCCGATCTGACGGGGATTCTGGCCGCGCCGGGACAGGCCGTGCTGGTCGGCGGAGCCCAGGGGCAGGCCGCGCGCCTGTCGGTGGTGGTCGATCGGTTGTGGCGGGCCAACGGGCTGGCGGAGATGATCGCCGAGGCCGGTCTGGAGCCCGAGATCTCCCGCACCGACGAGAACACCCCGCTGATTCGCACCGCGCTCGACGTCCGCCTGGTCGCCATCGCCACGGAGTGGACGCGGGGGGCGGTCAAGACCGTGCCGGCGCAGTGGCTGCCCGGCCCGCGGGAGCTGCGGTCCTGGACGCTGGCCGCGGGCAGCCCGGAAGCCGACGATCGCTACCTGCTCGGGTTGGACCCGCACGCGCCTGACACGCATTCCGCGCTCGCGTCGGCGATGATGAGGGTGGGAATCGCGCCGACGCTGATCGGGACGAGGGGGGCGCGGCCCGCGCTGCGGATCAGCGGGCGACGACGACTGTCGCGCCTGGTAGAGAACGTGGGGGAACCTCCGGAGGACCCTGAGGCGTTGGCTCACTGGCCGCGGATCTGACGGTTCGGGCGTGATCGCGGCCCGGGGGGCCGGTTTGCGTCGGCACGCCCGGGGTGCCAAATTGATCGTTGCCGGAGCGGGGGAGCGCATGAACGTGCGAGCCTGCAGGGCGACAGAGAAAGAAGTAGTGCGAGTGAGAACAGTGAACGGGATA
This window contains:
- a CDS encoding cold-shock protein, whose protein sequence is MPQGTVKWFNAEKGFGFIAPEDGSADVFVHYTEIQGSGFRTLEENQKVEFEVGQSPKGPQATGVRAV